A part of Magnetospirillum sp. ME-1 genomic DNA contains:
- a CDS encoding phosphate/phosphite/phosphonate ABC transporter substrate-binding protein: protein MIPGLGRFIIAILLLALVAAAPAMAGPKVQIDRPVRIGLLPTIATLSLLKLYDPVRRRLEQALGHPVELYTAGSFQAYLDDIRAEEFDVLVAAPHFGVIAADVGYVPLFRYNQELTPLIVVPRQSALREAQQLRGRRVLTADRMAALSVVAETWLSVDFGIQAGKDYILEEVASHATALRAVAIGDADAAISSPSVMQQLTEDLRDQVASFPSRLRMPHQMFLAHDRLGADAVEAIRAALGSFGDTDSGKAFFKSGGFEGLVPLEAADIRQARPYAEMLDSIRSRRGH, encoded by the coding sequence ATGATCCCGGGCTTGGGCCGTTTCATCATCGCGATTCTGCTGCTGGCGCTGGTCGCCGCGGCGCCGGCGATGGCCGGTCCCAAGGTACAGATCGATCGTCCCGTCCGCATCGGGCTGCTGCCCACCATCGCCACGCTCAGCCTGCTGAAGCTCTACGATCCCGTGCGCCGCCGTCTGGAGCAGGCTTTGGGCCATCCGGTCGAGCTTTATACCGCCGGGTCCTTCCAGGCCTATCTCGACGACATCCGGGCCGAGGAGTTCGACGTGCTGGTGGCCGCGCCGCATTTCGGGGTGATCGCCGCCGATGTCGGCTATGTGCCGCTGTTCCGCTACAATCAGGAACTGACGCCGCTGATCGTGGTGCCCAGGCAAAGCGCCTTGCGCGAAGCCCAGCAATTGCGGGGGCGCCGCGTGCTGACCGCCGACCGCATGGCCGCCCTGTCGGTGGTGGCGGAAACCTGGCTTTCGGTGGATTTCGGCATACAGGCCGGCAAGGATTACATTCTGGAGGAAGTGGCCAGCCATGCCACGGCCCTTCGGGCGGTGGCCATCGGCGACGCCGACGCCGCCATCAGCAGCCCGTCGGTGATGCAGCAGCTTACCGAGGACCTGCGCGATCAGGTCGCGTCCTTTCCCAGCCGCCTGCGCATGCCGCACCAGATGTTCCTGGCCCATGACCGGCTGGGGGCGGACGCCGTCGAGGCGATCAGGGCCGCGCTGGGGAGTTTCGGCGATACCGATTCCGGCAAGGCGTTCTTCAAATCCGGCGGGTTCGAGGGGCTGGTGCCCCTGGAGGCCGCCGATATCCGCCAGGCCCGGCCCTATGCCGAGATGTTGGACAGCATCAGAAGCAGGAGGGGCCATTGA
- a CDS encoding helix-turn-helix domain-containing protein: protein MKFKGGRKGKFSPKRMASLPRWRKARPEFREPRHFTPFERLANLSSQRRGRHAEPAPQAETQPLPTTLLASELPPSLLAERVMGWGRTLLRRLSPAAKSPTAKDKGGLSRLSSGLLRIVTAPWTLFVDGIRTAFAPVSAEGDRNRGSTAFHAPAHAASAAPSGPAMPADAAQAIVAETLAGLPDKGIAELPADLATLALLLSDPLPVDDFKASDLVRDCFAAQGASAAQSRALLGVALRLTREFGQPTRRPLAADRAWRMLDPVTFEDEMAEQLEAIRAFISNWQKTQQTFLVLEFSEIDLIEWLFECLHPGRHSDVLFEVMNFKVLSNRRQGILRRIPHRVRKFVKDCGEGHEAVLYAAGTRAYLNRIVTTHGFTPIVETATLCLEEVEKVLEKLKPPPLPGPAGEGNGQALARINPIKMPASELAEQAIAAARAPAAPMAPPVLARPPAAPPPVASPPVAPQPLSAQPLPPRPQAPLPQPPQAPVPALAPAPPATGVRPATIRLQPKHIRAGAELTIPSRSAGKIPLGPIFSTDGDPHAPVPAITVRSEQTRPGARPTRLPGPVNAVIPPALTHLALPPPAQAQQPAQAPQPPRPVTGRVNVALPGRPAASPPKEIVQAQPKAAPIPVPPTPVLAAKAPAAASAPIPVPPLAAPPARAQAPIPAPPVPVTAAAPPPALAENVTKLTMVQKRRLPITQALKRQSVMRVLRGEDPEVVAQAIGISRPKLDEWVDTFIAAGAGALTTSRKRKSEELTVDTLRTKLAEVLATAQLIEQVMEASLPRRPMLLPAPQDGTAETPKPRSHKKRG from the coding sequence ATGAAGTTTAAGGGCGGACGGAAGGGTAAGTTTTCTCCCAAGCGCATGGCCTCGTTGCCGCGCTGGAGGAAAGCTCGTCCTGAATTCCGGGAGCCGCGGCACTTCACCCCCTTCGAACGTCTCGCCAACCTGTCCAGCCAACGCCGGGGACGGCATGCCGAGCCGGCGCCGCAGGCTGAAACCCAGCCCCTGCCCACCACGCTTCTGGCCTCGGAACTTCCGCCCTCGCTGCTGGCCGAGCGGGTGATGGGCTGGGGCCGGACTCTCCTGCGCCGTTTATCGCCGGCCGCAAAAAGCCCGACCGCAAAAGACAAGGGCGGGTTGTCCAGACTGTCCTCCGGCCTGTTGCGCATCGTCACGGCGCCTTGGACCCTGTTCGTCGACGGCATCCGGACGGCCTTCGCCCCCGTATCGGCCGAGGGCGACCGCAACAGGGGCTCCACGGCCTTCCACGCCCCGGCCCACGCCGCGTCCGCCGCCCCGTCCGGCCCGGCCATGCCGGCCGATGCGGCGCAGGCCATCGTCGCCGAAACCCTGGCCGGCCTGCCGGACAAGGGTATCGCCGAACTTCCCGCCGATCTGGCGACCCTGGCGCTTCTGCTGTCCGACCCGCTGCCCGTCGATGACTTCAAGGCGTCGGATCTGGTCCGCGACTGCTTCGCCGCCCAGGGCGCGTCGGCGGCGCAAAGCCGGGCCCTGCTGGGCGTCGCGCTCCGCCTGACGCGGGAATTCGGCCAGCCGACCCGACGGCCGCTGGCGGCGGACCGGGCCTGGCGCATGCTCGACCCCGTCACCTTCGAAGACGAGATGGCCGAGCAGCTGGAGGCCATCCGCGCCTTCATCTCCAACTGGCAGAAGACCCAGCAGACCTTCCTGGTCCTGGAATTCAGCGAAATCGACCTGATCGAATGGCTGTTCGAATGCCTGCATCCCGGCCGGCATTCCGACGTGCTGTTCGAGGTGATGAACTTCAAGGTTCTGTCCAACCGCCGCCAGGGCATCCTGCGGCGCATCCCCCACCGCGTCCGCAAGTTCGTCAAGGATTGCGGCGAGGGGCACGAGGCGGTGCTCTATGCCGCCGGGACCCGCGCCTACCTGAACCGCATCGTCACCACCCACGGCTTCACCCCCATCGTCGAGACCGCCACCCTTTGCCTGGAAGAGGTGGAGAAGGTCCTGGAGAAGCTGAAGCCGCCGCCCCTTCCGGGTCCCGCCGGCGAAGGCAACGGCCAGGCGCTGGCCCGCATCAACCCCATCAAGATGCCGGCCTCGGAACTGGCCGAGCAGGCCATCGCCGCCGCCCGCGCCCCGGCGGCGCCCATGGCCCCTCCGGTCCTGGCCCGGCCGCCTGCCGCTCCGCCGCCCGTGGCATCTCCGCCGGTCGCGCCGCAGCCCCTGTCCGCCCAGCCGCTGCCCCCCCGGCCGCAAGCGCCGTTGCCCCAGCCTCCCCAGGCGCCGGTGCCCGCCCTGGCGCCCGCGCCGCCGGCCACGGGGGTGCGCCCCGCCACCATTCGGCTGCAGCCCAAGCACATCCGCGCCGGCGCCGAACTGACCATTCCGTCGCGCTCGGCCGGAAAAATTCCGCTGGGTCCCATCTTCTCCACCGACGGCGACCCGCACGCCCCGGTCCCCGCCATCACGGTGAGGAGCGAACAGACCCGCCCCGGCGCCCGTCCCACCCGCCTGCCCGGGCCGGTCAACGCCGTCATCCCGCCCGCCCTGACGCACCTGGCCCTGCCGCCCCCCGCCCAAGCGCAGCAGCCCGCCCAGGCGCCCCAGCCTCCGCGCCCGGTCACCGGCCGCGTCAACGTGGCCCTGCCCGGCCGGCCGGCCGCGTCGCCGCCGAAGGAAATCGTCCAGGCCCAGCCCAAGGCCGCCCCCATCCCGGTACCGCCCACTCCCGTACTGGCGGCCAAGGCTCCGGCGGCGGCCTCCGCCCCCATTCCGGTTCCGCCGCTGGCCGCGCCTCCGGCGCGGGCCCAGGCCCCCATCCCGGCCCCACCCGTTCCCGTCACCGCCGCCGCCCCGCCGCCGGCGCTGGCCGAGAACGTCACCAAGCTCACCATGGTGCAGAAGCGGCGCCTGCCCATCACCCAGGCGCTCAAGCGCCAGTCGGTGATGCGGGTGCTGCGCGGCGAGGATCCCGAGGTGGTCGCCCAGGCCATCGGCATCAGCCGTCCCAAGCTGGACGAATGGGTCGACACCTTCATCGCCGCCGGCGCCGGCGCGCTGACCACCAGCCGCAAGCGCAAGTCCGAGGAACTGACCGTCGACACGCTGCGGACCAAGCTGGCCGAGGTCCTGGCCACCGCCCAGTTGATCGAGCAGGTGATGGAAGCCTCGCTGCCCCGCCGCCCCATGCTGCTGCCCGCCCCCCAGGACGGCACCGCCGAAACGCCCAAGCCGCGCTCGCACAAGAAGCGGGGCTGA
- the nifA gene encoding nif-specific transcriptional activator NifA yields MRMTAQKSDESALPLIGIYEISKILGATLDLDKALHDVLNVLSSYLNMRHGAVVLKDDSGKPHLSAVTGMSLRLAREGVLKYPFAAVDKVIATGIPMVVPDAAEEPLLAEYMAENDDTLEDERLSFFCVPVKTTDKPFGALSVERSWDGGAQYVFEHDLRFLTMVATLIGQTASLHRKLANDRETLMTDAARLQKRMAEVRPVLPIRGLEDVVGNSEAMARVFAQVQQAAPTKATILLRGESGTGKELVARAVHVLSARAQKPFIKVNCAALSESVLESELFGHEKGAFTGAVAERKGRFELSTGGTLFLDEIGEISANFQAKLLRVLQEGEFERVGGNKTVKVDVRLIAATNRDLEAGVADGSFRADLYYRLNVVPIFLPPLRERSGDIPLLAMYFLKQFNEENGRAMAFSHGALEALQRCYFPGNVRELENCVYRTATMTKGEVIDEMDLSCKHDTCLSSTLWHKRNPGDKAAPTLSAPIPVPTGPLSMPPPAAPPAPAPPVVEPASGDEDLSERDRLVQAMERCGWVQAKAARLLGLTPRQIGYALKKHNIEIRQL; encoded by the coding sequence ATGCGTATGACGGCCCAGAAGAGTGACGAAAGCGCCCTGCCGCTGATCGGCATCTACGAGATCAGCAAGATTCTCGGCGCCACCCTCGACCTCGACAAGGCGCTCCACGACGTCCTCAACGTGCTGTCCTCCTATCTCAACATGCGCCACGGCGCCGTGGTGCTGAAGGACGATTCCGGCAAGCCGCACCTGTCCGCCGTCACCGGCATGTCGCTGCGCCTGGCGCGCGAAGGCGTGCTGAAATATCCCTTCGCGGCGGTGGACAAGGTGATCGCCACCGGCATTCCCATGGTGGTGCCCGACGCCGCCGAGGAACCCTTGCTGGCCGAGTACATGGCCGAGAACGACGACACCCTGGAAGACGAGCGCCTCTCGTTCTTCTGCGTCCCGGTCAAGACCACCGACAAGCCGTTCGGGGCGCTTTCGGTGGAGCGTTCGTGGGACGGCGGCGCCCAGTACGTGTTCGAGCACGACCTGCGCTTCCTCACCATGGTCGCCACCCTGATCGGCCAGACCGCCAGCCTGCACCGCAAGCTGGCCAACGACCGCGAAACCCTGATGACCGACGCGGCCCGGCTGCAAAAGCGCATGGCCGAGGTCCGCCCCGTCCTGCCCATCCGGGGATTGGAGGACGTGGTCGGCAATTCCGAGGCCATGGCCCGGGTCTTCGCCCAGGTGCAGCAGGCGGCGCCGACCAAGGCCACCATCCTGCTGCGCGGCGAAAGCGGCACCGGCAAGGAACTGGTGGCGCGCGCCGTCCACGTGCTGTCGGCCCGCGCCCAGAAGCCCTTCATCAAGGTCAATTGCGCCGCCCTGTCGGAAAGCGTGCTGGAATCCGAGCTGTTCGGCCACGAGAAGGGCGCCTTCACCGGCGCGGTGGCCGAGCGCAAGGGCCGCTTCGAGCTGTCCACCGGCGGCACCCTGTTCCTCGACGAGATCGGCGAGATCTCCGCCAACTTCCAGGCCAAGCTGCTGCGCGTGCTGCAGGAAGGCGAGTTCGAGCGGGTCGGCGGCAACAAGACCGTCAAGGTCGACGTCCGCCTGATCGCCGCCACCAACCGCGACCTGGAAGCGGGCGTCGCCGACGGCTCGTTCCGCGCCGACCTCTATTATCGCCTCAACGTGGTGCCCATCTTCCTGCCGCCGCTGCGCGAGCGCTCGGGCGACATCCCGCTGCTGGCCATGTACTTCCTCAAGCAGTTCAACGAGGAGAACGGCCGCGCCATGGCCTTCTCCCACGGCGCCCTGGAGGCGCTGCAGCGATGTTATTTCCCCGGCAACGTGCGCGAGCTGGAGAACTGCGTCTACCGCACCGCCACCATGACCAAGGGCGAGGTCATCGACGAGATGGACCTGTCGTGCAAGCACGACACCTGCCTGTCGTCCACCCTGTGGCACAAGCGCAATCCCGGCGACAAGGCCGCCCCCACATTGAGCGCCCCCATTCCGGTGCCCACCGGCCCCCTGTCCATGCCGCCGCCCGCCGCGCCGCCGGCCCCGGCCCCGCCGGTCGTCGAGCCCGCCTCCGGCGACGAGGACCTGTCGGAACGCGACCGCCTGGTCCAGGCCATGGAGCGCTGCGGCTGGGTCCAGGCCAAGGCCGCCCGCCTGCTGGGCCTGACGCCGCGCCAGATCGGCTACGCCCTGAAGAAGCACAACATCGAGATCCGGCAACTGTGA
- a CDS encoding tyrosine phosphatase family protein codes for MTQTPPLLPFPLTICGIDELPRHAGAGISHVVTILDPEWPDPEHFALYPPHARTIWRFHDIVNPQDGQIHATARDVEAILEYGAGLKADVVEHLLIHCHMGISRSTATAIILMAQDNPGREAEAFAHLAAIRPFSWPNSRMVRMADDMLERNGALVDAMRLHHHGIARLHPDKMPYLRASERGSEVPPEE; via the coding sequence GTGACCCAGACACCCCCGCTGCTGCCCTTTCCGCTGACCATCTGCGGCATCGACGAACTGCCCCGCCACGCCGGGGCGGGAATCAGCCACGTGGTGACCATCCTCGACCCCGAATGGCCGGACCCCGAGCATTTCGCCCTGTATCCGCCCCATGCCCGCACCATCTGGCGCTTCCACGACATCGTCAATCCGCAGGACGGCCAGATCCACGCCACCGCCCGCGACGTGGAAGCCATTTTGGAATACGGCGCCGGACTGAAGGCCGATGTGGTGGAACACCTGCTGATCCATTGCCACATGGGCATCTCGCGCTCGACCGCCACCGCCATCATCCTGATGGCCCAGGACAATCCGGGGCGCGAGGCCGAAGCCTTCGCCCATCTGGCGGCCATCCGTCCCTTCTCGTGGCCCAATTCGCGCATGGTGCGCATGGCCGACGACATGCTGGAGCGCAACGGCGCCCTGGTCGACGCCATGCGCCTGCACCATCACGGAATCGCCCGCCTGCATCCCGACAAGATGCCCTATCTCAGGGCCAGCGAACGCGGCTCGGAAGTTCCGCCGGAAGAGTGA
- a CDS encoding monovalent cation:proton antiporter-2 (CPA2) family protein: MHGSEALFDVLSLLLAAVVLVPLFRRFGIPSVLAYLAAGIVLGPYTPGPVVDLEVTRPLAEFGVVFLLFSIGMELPLSRLRTMRHYILGLGLAQVAASAALILAIALYFDLGVNVALVVGFTLAFSSTATVLAILVERGEAVAHHGRIAVAVLIFQDLAVVPVLVLLPLLAGEGRHVGEALALAGGKVVLVMAAIFVVGRFLLRPAYRFIAGARNPEVFTAANLLLVLAVAWVTGEAGMSMALGAFLAGLLLADSRYRHQVEADMEPFRGLLLGLFFMTVGMSINLPFVAERLGLVLGLAAGTMAVKALVLVLLCRLMKVGWADGLRVGFLLAQGGEFAFVVFGRAAELRLLDGNLGQALVASVALSMVLTPALAALGRRLAFRLSPTERGGDPIPDSASHLADHVIIAGYGRVGRAIARLLAEHDIAFIALDMDADRVAQARAAGIPVYYGDAGRSGILRSVGINQARAAVITVNEARQAERAISCIRQTAPDLPIVARARDRAQEQVLGEIGATAVIPETVEASLQMAGSVLRQAGIDDEAVERSLKGYRNRRYGRPQE, encoded by the coding sequence GTGCACGGGTCGGAAGCGTTGTTCGATGTCTTGTCGCTGCTGCTGGCGGCGGTGGTGCTGGTGCCGCTGTTCCGGCGCTTCGGCATTCCCTCGGTGCTGGCTTATCTGGCGGCGGGCATCGTGCTGGGGCCCTATACCCCCGGCCCGGTGGTCGATCTCGAGGTCACCCGCCCGCTGGCCGAGTTCGGGGTGGTGTTCCTGCTGTTTTCCATCGGCATGGAACTGCCCCTGTCGCGGCTTCGCACCATGCGGCACTACATCCTGGGGCTGGGGCTGGCCCAGGTGGCGGCCAGCGCCGCCCTGATCCTGGCCATCGCCCTTTATTTCGATCTCGGCGTCAACGTGGCCCTGGTGGTGGGCTTCACCCTGGCCTTTTCCTCCACAGCCACCGTGCTGGCCATCCTGGTGGAGCGCGGCGAGGCGGTGGCCCATCACGGCCGCATCGCCGTGGCGGTGCTGATCTTCCAGGATCTGGCGGTGGTGCCGGTGTTGGTGCTGCTGCCGCTGCTGGCCGGCGAGGGCCGCCATGTGGGCGAGGCTCTGGCCCTGGCCGGGGGCAAGGTGGTGCTGGTCATGGCCGCCATCTTCGTGGTGGGGCGCTTTCTGCTGCGCCCCGCCTACCGCTTCATCGCCGGCGCCCGCAATCCCGAGGTGTTCACCGCCGCCAACCTGCTGCTGGTCCTGGCCGTGGCCTGGGTCACCGGCGAGGCGGGCATGTCCATGGCCCTGGGCGCCTTCCTGGCCGGGCTGCTGCTGGCCGATTCCCGCTACCGCCATCAGGTGGAAGCGGATATGGAGCCGTTCCGCGGCCTGCTGCTCGGCCTGTTCTTCATGACGGTGGGCATGTCCATCAACCTGCCGTTCGTCGCCGAGCGGCTGGGTCTGGTGCTGGGTTTGGCGGCCGGAACCATGGCGGTCAAGGCGCTGGTGCTGGTGCTGCTGTGCCGCCTGATGAAGGTGGGGTGGGCCGACGGGCTGCGGGTGGGCTTCCTGCTGGCTCAGGGCGGCGAATTCGCCTTCGTGGTGTTCGGCCGCGCCGCCGAACTGAGGCTGCTGGACGGCAATCTGGGTCAGGCCCTGGTGGCCAGCGTGGCCCTGTCCATGGTGCTGACTCCGGCGCTGGCCGCCCTGGGGCGGCGTCTGGCGTTCCGCCTCTCTCCCACCGAACGGGGCGGGGACCCCATTCCCGATTCGGCCAGCCACCTGGCCGACCATGTGATCATCGCCGGCTATGGGCGGGTGGGGCGCGCCATCGCCCGCCTGCTGGCCGAGCACGACATCGCCTTCATCGCGCTGGACATGGATGCCGACCGGGTGGCGCAAGCGCGTGCCGCCGGAATTCCCGTGTATTACGGCGACGCCGGGCGGAGCGGCATCCTGCGCTCGGTGGGGATCAATCAGGCCCGGGCGGCGGTGATCACCGTCAACGAGGCCCGTCAGGCCGAGCGCGCCATCTCGTGCATCCGCCAGACCGCGCCCGACCTGCCCATCGTGGCCCGCGCCCGCGACCGCGCCCAGGAGCAGGTGCTGGGCGAGATCGGCGCCACCGCCGTAATCCCGGAAACGGTGGAGGCCAGCCTGCAGATGGCGGGCTCGGTGCTGCGTCAGGCGGGAATCGACGACGAGGCGGTGGAGCGCAGCCTCAAGGGCTATCGCAACCGCCGCTACGGCCGGCCCCAGGAGTGA
- the leuA gene encoding 2-isopropylmalate synthase, whose product MMPAASTKYRPYPAIRLASRRWPDAVIATPPMWCSVDLRDGNQALIDPMGSDRKIALWKTLVGMGFKEIEVGFPAASQTDYDFIRLLIEGGHIPDDVTIQVLVQSREDLIRRTFEALDGAKRCIVHMYNSTSEAQRRIVFGIDRQGCIDLALGGVRLIRELSAARSGGEVVFQYSPESFTGTEPDFAVEIVEKVAEAWGATPARRMICNLPATVEMSTPNIYADVIEWFCATVKNRDSLIVSVHPHNDRGTGVAAAELAVMAGADRVEGTLFGNGERTGNVDIVTLALNLYTQGVDPALDLSDIDTVRRTAEHCTGLPVHPRHPYAGELVYTAFSGSHQDAIKKGFTARKKGNDPVWEVPYLPIDPADVGRSYEAVIRINSQSGKGGIAAVLERDHGLEIPRPLQIDFARVVQAVADKAGRELDSGEIMAAFSQTYFKDWPLELVEYETHSEGRNGVRVLSATVRDKGVEKRIEGKGNGPLDAFIHALETGLGRKVKVRDYHEHAVGAGSEAQAAAYVEIAGENGGSVHGAALDSSITMASLKAVVSALNRA is encoded by the coding sequence ATGATGCCTGCCGCCAGCACCAAGTACCGCCCCTATCCCGCCATCCGTCTCGCCAGCCGCCGCTGGCCCGACGCCGTCATCGCCACGCCGCCCATGTGGTGCAGCGTCGATCTGCGCGACGGCAACCAGGCGCTGATCGACCCCATGGGCTCGGACCGCAAGATAGCCTTGTGGAAGACCCTCGTCGGCATGGGCTTCAAGGAGATCGAGGTGGGCTTTCCCGCCGCCTCGCAGACCGATTACGACTTCATCCGCCTCCTGATCGAGGGCGGCCACATTCCCGACGACGTCACCATCCAGGTGCTGGTGCAATCGCGCGAGGACCTCATCCGCCGCACCTTCGAGGCTTTGGACGGGGCGAAGCGCTGCATCGTCCACATGTACAACTCCACCTCCGAGGCGCAGCGCCGCATCGTGTTCGGCATCGACCGCCAGGGCTGCATCGACCTTGCCTTGGGCGGCGTGCGCCTCATCCGCGAGCTTTCGGCGGCGCGCAGCGGTGGCGAGGTTGTGTTCCAGTACTCGCCCGAAAGCTTCACCGGCACCGAACCCGACTTCGCCGTCGAGATCGTCGAGAAGGTGGCCGAGGCCTGGGGGGCGACGCCCGCCCGCAGGATGATCTGCAACCTGCCGGCCACGGTGGAGATGTCGACCCCCAACATCTACGCCGACGTCATCGAATGGTTCTGCGCCACGGTGAAGAACCGCGACTCGCTCATCGTCTCGGTCCATCCCCACAACGACCGGGGCACCGGCGTGGCGGCGGCCGAACTGGCGGTGATGGCCGGAGCCGACCGGGTCGAAGGCACCCTGTTCGGCAACGGCGAGCGCACCGGCAACGTGGACATCGTCACCCTGGCGCTCAACCTCTACACCCAGGGGGTCGATCCGGCGCTGGATCTTTCGGACATCGACACCGTGCGCCGCACCGCCGAGCATTGCACCGGCCTGCCCGTCCACCCCCGCCACCCTTACGCGGGCGAACTGGTCTACACCGCCTTTTCCGGCTCGCACCAGGACGCCATCAAGAAGGGCTTCACGGCGCGCAAGAAGGGCAACGACCCGGTGTGGGAGGTGCCCTATCTTCCCATCGACCCGGCCGATGTGGGCCGCAGCTACGAGGCGGTGATCCGCATCAACAGCCAGTCGGGCAAGGGCGGCATCGCCGCCGTGCTGGAGCGCGACCACGGGCTGGAGATTCCCCGGCCGCTGCAGATCGACTTCGCCCGCGTGGTCCAGGCCGTGGCCGACAAGGCCGGGCGCGAGCTGGATTCGGGCGAGATCATGGCCGCCTTCTCCCAGACCTATTTCAAGGACTGGCCGCTGGAACTGGTGGAATACGAAACCCATTCCGAGGGACGCAACGGGGTGCGCGTCCTGTCCGCCACCGTGCGTGACAAGGGCGTCGAGAAGCGCATCGAGGGCAAGGGCAACGGCCCCCTGGACGCCTTCATCCACGCCCTCGAAACCGGGCTGGGCCGCAAGGTCAAGGTGCGCGACTACCACGAGCACGCCGTGGGCGCCGGTTCCGAGGCCCAGGCCGCCGCCTATGTGGAGATCGCCGGGGAAAACGGCGGCTCGGTCCATGGCGCGGCGCTGGACTCCTCCATCACCATGGCCTCGCTGAAGGCGGTGGTGAGCGCGTTGAACAGGGCTTAA
- a CDS encoding sensor histidine kinase, with protein MSADGATQQHSQTDRQAVTYRVAVTMTLTAVIWIAASTWISRLYGDYREVQLRGQATALAVTSAGALSTALNQRLAQVRGLAAFVAVKAAENQPGEIDREFPVFAASYYQQVSGIRNISVAPGFVVGLVYPADSGNLKVIGNNLLEDRRPGFAEAVKRAIQTRDLVVHEPVEMIQGGAGLLARQAVFVGDHPWGGVGMAFSIAPMLESSRTGMPAGYSWGLRTAAGNHVGGDGRTFDRQPVSVHIDLPDGYWEFALAPERGWKNAVADEAEMTALYFGLLIIGVGLLSLTWIVLQRRETLERLVESRTRALTSANRELERFSFIVAHDLQEPLRSILSFSQLVERGLSEQLTAEQRGWLTGLGTAARLMRSLLHDVQIYLGENNAPLPRRRIDAGEALAIAQRKLNARIKETGAVIESAPLPTVWADHHRLAEVFAALIGNAIEYRSPDRPPVIRLSARDEGPFQIINVADNGIGIEDSYFDRIFEVFQRLHSRAAHPGTGMGLAIAKKMVEHLGGTIRVRSVVGEGSTFSLVLPTAPPKSVNIRSE; from the coding sequence ATGTCCGCTGACGGCGCCACCCAACAGCATTCCCAGACCGACAGGCAGGCGGTGACCTATCGGGTCGCGGTCACCATGACGTTGACCGCCGTGATCTGGATCGCGGCATCCACCTGGATCTCGCGCCTATACGGCGATTATCGCGAGGTGCAGTTACGGGGCCAGGCCACGGCCCTGGCGGTCACCTCGGCCGGGGCGCTGAGCACCGCGCTGAACCAGCGCCTGGCCCAGGTGCGGGGACTGGCGGCCTTCGTCGCCGTCAAGGCCGCCGAGAACCAACCCGGCGAGATCGACCGGGAATTCCCGGTCTTCGCCGCCTCCTACTACCAGCAGGTTTCCGGCATCCGCAACATATCGGTGGCCCCCGGCTTCGTGGTCGGGCTGGTCTACCCCGCCGATTCGGGCAATCTGAAGGTGATCGGCAACAACCTCCTGGAAGACAGGCGCCCCGGCTTCGCCGAGGCGGTCAAGCGGGCCATCCAGACCCGGGATCTGGTGGTCCACGAGCCGGTGGAGATGATCCAGGGCGGTGCGGGATTGCTGGCCCGCCAAGCCGTCTTCGTCGGCGACCATCCCTGGGGCGGGGTGGGCATGGCCTTCTCCATCGCCCCGATGCTGGAGTCCAGCCGCACCGGCATGCCGGCGGGCTATTCCTGGGGTCTGCGCACCGCCGCGGGAAACCATGTGGGCGGCGACGGACGGACATTCGACCGGCAGCCCGTCTCGGTCCACATCGACCTGCCCGACGGATACTGGGAGTTCGCCCTGGCCCCCGAACGCGGCTGGAAGAACGCCGTGGCCGACGAGGCGGAAATGACCGCCCTGTACTTCGGCCTGCTGATCATCGGCGTGGGACTCCTCAGCCTGACCTGGATCGTGCTGCAGCGTCGCGAAACCCTGGAGCGGCTGGTGGAAAGCCGGACCCGCGCGCTCACCTCGGCCAACCGGGAACTGGAGCGGTTTTCCTTCATCGTCGCCCACGACCTGCAGGAACCGCTGCGGTCGATCCTGTCCTTCAGCCAGCTGGTGGAACGCGGCCTGTCGGAACAGCTGACGGCCGAGCAACGGGGCTGGCTGACCGGGCTGGGCACGGCGGCGCGGCTGATGCGCAGCCTGCTGCATGACGTCCAGATCTATCTGGGCGAGAACAACGCCCCCCTGCCCCGGCGCCGGATCGACGCCGGCGAGGCGCTGGCCATCGCCCAGCGCAAGCTGAATGCCCGAATCAAGGAAACCGGCGCCGTCATCGAATCCGCGCCGCTCCCCACCGTTTGGGCCGACCATCACCGTCTGGCCGAGGTCTTCGCCGCCCTGATCGGCAACGCCATCGAGTACCGCTCGCCCGACCGCCCTCCGGTGATCCGCCTGTCGGCCCGCGACGAAGGCCCCTTCCAGATCATCAACGTCGCCGACAACGGGATCGGCATTGAAGATTCCTATTTTGACCGTATCTTCGAAGTGTTCCAGCGCCTTCACTCGCGCGCCGCCCACCCCGGAACGGGAATGGGGCTGGCAATCGCCAAGAAGATGGTGGAACATCTGGGCGGAACCATCCGGGTCCGCTCGGTCGTGGGCGAGGGCAGCACCTTCTCCCTGGTCCTGCCGACGGCTCCGCCCAAGTCCGTCAATATTCGATCGGAGTGA